A stretch of Mesoplodon densirostris isolate mMesDen1 chromosome 9, mMesDen1 primary haplotype, whole genome shotgun sequence DNA encodes these proteins:
- the LOC132496086 gene encoding V-type proton ATPase 16 kDa proteolipid subunit c-like: protein MSEAKSGPEYASFFAVMGASAAMVFSALGAAYGTAKSGTGIAAMSVMRPELIMKSILPVVMAGIIAIYGLVVAVLIANSLNDDISLYRSFLQLGAGLSVGLSGLAAGFAIGIVGDAGVRGTAQQPRLFVGMILILIFAEVLGLYGLIVALILSTK, encoded by the coding sequence ATGTCCGAGGCCAAGAGCGGCCCCGAGTACGCTTCCTTTTTCGCGGTCATGGGCGCCTCGGCCGCCATGGTCTTCAGCGCCCTGGGTGCCGCCTATGGCACAGCCAAGAGTGGCACCGGCATCGCAGCCATGTCTGTCATGCGGCCGGAGCTGATCATGAAGTCCATCCTCCCGGTGGTCATGGCCGGTATCATCGCAATCTATGGCCTGGTGGTGGCAGTCCTCATTGCCAACTCCCTGAATGATGACATCAGTCTCTACAGGAGTTTCCTTCAACTGGGCGCTGGCCTGAGCGTGGGCCTGAGTGGGCTGGCAGCTGGCTTTGCCATCGGCATCGTGGGGGACGCTGGCGTGCGGGGCACTGCCCAGCAGCCCCGGCTATTCGTGGGCATGATCCTGATCCTCATCTTCGCCGAGGTGCTCGGCCTCTACGGTCTCATCGTCGCCCTCATCCTCTCCACAAAGTAG